In one window of Vibrio sp. DW001 DNA:
- the accA gene encoding acetyl-CoA carboxylase carboxyl transferase subunit alpha — protein MSLNFLEFEKPIAELEAKIEALRDMSRHGGDTTVDLDKEISQLEEKSLELKKKIFNDLGAWQVAQLARHPQRPYTLDYLEHVFTEFELLAGDRAYGDDKAIVGGMARLDGRPVMVIGHQKGRETKEKVIRNFGMPKPEGYRKALRLMQMAERFNMPVITFIDTAGAYPGVGAEERGQSEAIARNLKVMSGLKVPIICNVVGEGGSGGALAIGVGDYVNMLQYSTYAVISPEGCASILWRDSDKAPQAAEAMGLVAPRLKELELIDEIIEEPLGGAHRDPIQMAKNMKANLIKQLDELVEYDSDTLLERRYQRLMNYGYC, from the coding sequence ATGAGCCTGAACTTTCTAGAATTTGAAAAGCCTATTGCTGAACTAGAAGCAAAAATCGAAGCACTTCGAGATATGTCTCGCCACGGTGGTGATACAACGGTGGATCTAGATAAAGAGATTTCTCAATTAGAAGAGAAAAGCTTAGAGCTTAAAAAGAAAATATTTAACGATTTAGGTGCATGGCAAGTTGCACAACTTGCTCGTCATCCTCAGCGTCCTTATACATTAGATTATCTTGAACATGTATTTACTGAGTTTGAACTTTTAGCAGGCGACCGTGCTTATGGCGATGATAAAGCCATTGTTGGTGGCATGGCTCGTCTAGATGGACGACCAGTTATGGTTATCGGTCACCAAAAAGGACGTGAAACGAAAGAAAAAGTAATACGTAACTTTGGTATGCCAAAACCAGAAGGATACCGTAAAGCGCTTCGATTAATGCAGATGGCTGAGCGTTTTAATATGCCAGTTATTACCTTTATCGATACAGCTGGTGCTTATCCAGGTGTCGGTGCGGAAGAGCGCGGACAATCTGAAGCTATCGCTAGAAATCTAAAAGTGATGTCTGGTCTGAAAGTGCCTATAATTTGTAATGTGGTCGGTGAAGGTGGTAGTGGTGGTGCATTAGCTATTGGTGTTGGTGATTACGTCAATATGCTTCAATATTCGACCTATGCGGTGATCTCTCCTGAAGGGTGTGCTTCTATCCTTTGGCGTGATTCAGATAAGGCTCCACAAGCTGCTGAAGCGATGGGACTCGTTGCGCCACGTTTAAAAGAATTAGAGCTTATTGATGAAATCATTGAAGAGCCATTGGGTGGTGCGCATCGTGACCCTATTCAGATGGCTAAGAATATGAAAGCCAATTTAATTAAACAACTCGATGAACTTGTTGAGTACGATAGTGATACATTGCTTGAACGCCGATACCAGCGTTTGATGAACTATGGTTATTGTTAA